One genomic window of Halictus rubicundus isolate RS-2024b chromosome 12, iyHalRubi1_principal, whole genome shotgun sequence includes the following:
- the LOC143359803 gene encoding uncharacterized protein LOC143359803 isoform X1 — protein MDELVEPMDVEIVPADDDSETVYPDQTNVKTLNAKNVQSPEKQPESRYENRGGTFTTGINIFSKEEQLKMEERAKRFGLKEKVNSSLSNQEQNLYSSMGIVEENENTKNLRRNVIHMRGTEEMSTKDVFKYFEDYAPASIEWINDVSCNVVWLDNVSAARAMIGLSKKIVGLDKQNQKNTHTHDNPDEENNVTNESCTVEMEEDNDSTKDMSQGDYISIKDIDCPLPPGLWRKGIDYPKSKAILLRFATRADKKQPNAEKLSEYYKKYGNPNFGGIKGILTESRKRMYKQIRQTKKRFKEEAPEDSKDKKRVKNPWGALSESWGLNDFMEDDFETKPEQKDQGRSVKERLGLKCPTKEPTPAEEPESSDSSDSENDWCKRNKVLRMRMHADDEEEKIHKKRAKIRQQTLLNNLTRGSDLRSRLGRPRQETQFRDAIQVVVTNTNATKSNSLKPNDSEEEDGEIVEDDKVQEKEEGEWQESDGEEQEEEEEEEDYSDDDSDGPAKEVQGPKGSVIKVVQHKPRVASTVWARLNNVKSEVTDNSVKDRQPRERDLRTTLKSGDLRSRIGNHTRGRSPLRIEVKNDKYTEGSETE, from the exons ATGGACGAACTGGTCGAGCCGATGGATGTGGAAATAGTCCCCGCTGATGATGACAGTGAAACTGTTTATCCGGACCAAACCAACGTGAAAACACTCAATGCAAAAAATGTGCAGTCTCCCGAG AAACAACCGGAGAGCCGCTACGAGAATCGTGGCGGTACATTTACAACAGGCATCAATATATTCAGCAAAGAAGAACAGTTGAAAATGGAGGAGAGGGCCAAGCGATTTGGGTTAAAGGAGAAGGTGAATAGTAGCTTGTCAAATCAGGAGCAAAACTTGTATTCTAG TATGGGCATTGTAGAAGAGAATGAGAACACTAAGAACTTGAGACGGAATGTGATACACATGAGAGGAACAGAGGAGATGAGCACTAAAGATGTGTTCAAGTATTTCGAGGATTACGCTCCAGCATCGATAGAATGGATCAATGATGTTTCCT GCAATGTAGTGTGGTTGGACAATGTGTCAGCAGCTAGAGCTATGATAGGATTGTCAAAAAAGATTGTGGGTTTGGACAAACAGAATCAAAAGAATACACATACACACGATAATCCAGACGAAGAGAATAATGTAACAAACGAAAGTTGCACAGTAGAAATGGAAGAGGATAATGATAGTACAAAAGACATGTCACAAGGCGATTATATTAGCATCAAGGACATAGATTGCCCTTTGCCTCCTGGTTTATGGAGAAAGGGTATAGATTATCCCAAATCCAAAGCAATACTCCTTAGATTCGCTACCAGAGCTGATAAGAAACAACCGAATGCAGAAAAACTGAGCGAATACTACAAGAAATATGGTAATCCCAATTTTGGAG GTATCAAAGGTATTTTAACCGAGTCCCGTAAGAGAATGTACAAACAAATCAGACAAACCAAGAAGAGATTCAAAGAAGAGGCTCCCGAAGATTCTAAAGACAAGAAACGCGTCAAGAATCCGTGGGGGGCGTTATCGGAGAGTTGGGGACTCAACGATTTTATGGAAGATGATTTCGAGACGAAACCCGAACAAAAAGATCAGGGTCGCAGTGTAAAGGAGAGACTGGGTTTGAAGTGTCCAACAAAAGAGCCGACACCCGCAGAGGAACCAGAAAGCAGCGACAGCAGCGACAGTGAGAACGATTGGTGCAAAAGGAACAAAGTATTACGGATGCGAATGCACGCGGATGACGAGGAGGAGAAGATACACAAGAAGCGCGCGAAAATCCGGCAGCAA ACGCTGTTGAACAACTTAACCAGGGGTAGTGATTTACGATCGAGGCTTGGCAGACCTCGCCAAGAAACACAGTTCCGTGACGCAATCCAAGTAGTTGTAACGAACACAAATGCAACGAAGTCGAATTCGTTGAAGCCTAACGACTCCGAG GAGGAAGATGGTGAAATTGTAGAGGACGACAAAGTTCAGGAGAAAGAGGAAGGCGAATGGCAAGAATCCGACGGGGAAGAacaagaggaggaagaggaagaggaggactATAGTGACGACGACAGTGATGGACCGGCGAAAGAAGTTCAAGGGCCTAAAGGCAGTGTAATAAAAGTGGTTCAGCATAAACCTCGCGTCGCGTCCACCGTGTGGGCGCGGTTGAACAACGTAAAAAGCGAGGTCACCGACAATTCTGTCAAAGACAg gcAACCGAGGGAACGAGATTTGAGGACTACACTGAAAAGCGGTGATCTGCGATCCCGAATTGGTAATCACACAAGGGGACGTTCTCCTTTGAGGATAGAAGTAAAAAACGACAAATACACGGAAGGCAGTGAGACGGaataa
- the LOC143359803 gene encoding uncharacterized protein LOC143359803 isoform X2, producing MDELVEPMDVEIVPADDDSETVYPDQTNVKTLNAKNVQSPEKQPESRYENRGGTFTTGINIFSKEEQLKMEERAKRFGLKEKVNSSLSNQEQNLYSSMGIVEENENTKNLRRNVIHMRGTEEMSTKDVFKYFEDYAPASIEWINDVSCNVVWLDNVSAARAMIGLSKKIVGLDKQNQKNTHTHDNPDEENNVTNESCTVEMEEDNDSTKDMSQGDYISIKDIDCPLPPGLWRKGIDYPKSKAILLRFATRADKKQPNAEKLSEYYKKYGIKGILTESRKRMYKQIRQTKKRFKEEAPEDSKDKKRVKNPWGALSESWGLNDFMEDDFETKPEQKDQGRSVKERLGLKCPTKEPTPAEEPESSDSSDSENDWCKRNKVLRMRMHADDEEEKIHKKRAKIRQQTLLNNLTRGSDLRSRLGRPRQETQFRDAIQVVVTNTNATKSNSLKPNDSEEEDGEIVEDDKVQEKEEGEWQESDGEEQEEEEEEEDYSDDDSDGPAKEVQGPKGSVIKVVQHKPRVASTVWARLNNVKSEVTDNSVKDRQPRERDLRTTLKSGDLRSRIGNHTRGRSPLRIEVKNDKYTEGSETE from the exons ATGGACGAACTGGTCGAGCCGATGGATGTGGAAATAGTCCCCGCTGATGATGACAGTGAAACTGTTTATCCGGACCAAACCAACGTGAAAACACTCAATGCAAAAAATGTGCAGTCTCCCGAG AAACAACCGGAGAGCCGCTACGAGAATCGTGGCGGTACATTTACAACAGGCATCAATATATTCAGCAAAGAAGAACAGTTGAAAATGGAGGAGAGGGCCAAGCGATTTGGGTTAAAGGAGAAGGTGAATAGTAGCTTGTCAAATCAGGAGCAAAACTTGTATTCTAG TATGGGCATTGTAGAAGAGAATGAGAACACTAAGAACTTGAGACGGAATGTGATACACATGAGAGGAACAGAGGAGATGAGCACTAAAGATGTGTTCAAGTATTTCGAGGATTACGCTCCAGCATCGATAGAATGGATCAATGATGTTTCCT GCAATGTAGTGTGGTTGGACAATGTGTCAGCAGCTAGAGCTATGATAGGATTGTCAAAAAAGATTGTGGGTTTGGACAAACAGAATCAAAAGAATACACATACACACGATAATCCAGACGAAGAGAATAATGTAACAAACGAAAGTTGCACAGTAGAAATGGAAGAGGATAATGATAGTACAAAAGACATGTCACAAGGCGATTATATTAGCATCAAGGACATAGATTGCCCTTTGCCTCCTGGTTTATGGAGAAAGGGTATAGATTATCCCAAATCCAAAGCAATACTCCTTAGATTCGCTACCAGAGCTGATAAGAAACAACCGAATGCAGAAAAACTGAGCGAATACTACAAGAAATATG GTATCAAAGGTATTTTAACCGAGTCCCGTAAGAGAATGTACAAACAAATCAGACAAACCAAGAAGAGATTCAAAGAAGAGGCTCCCGAAGATTCTAAAGACAAGAAACGCGTCAAGAATCCGTGGGGGGCGTTATCGGAGAGTTGGGGACTCAACGATTTTATGGAAGATGATTTCGAGACGAAACCCGAACAAAAAGATCAGGGTCGCAGTGTAAAGGAGAGACTGGGTTTGAAGTGTCCAACAAAAGAGCCGACACCCGCAGAGGAACCAGAAAGCAGCGACAGCAGCGACAGTGAGAACGATTGGTGCAAAAGGAACAAAGTATTACGGATGCGAATGCACGCGGATGACGAGGAGGAGAAGATACACAAGAAGCGCGCGAAAATCCGGCAGCAA ACGCTGTTGAACAACTTAACCAGGGGTAGTGATTTACGATCGAGGCTTGGCAGACCTCGCCAAGAAACACAGTTCCGTGACGCAATCCAAGTAGTTGTAACGAACACAAATGCAACGAAGTCGAATTCGTTGAAGCCTAACGACTCCGAG GAGGAAGATGGTGAAATTGTAGAGGACGACAAAGTTCAGGAGAAAGAGGAAGGCGAATGGCAAGAATCCGACGGGGAAGAacaagaggaggaagaggaagaggaggactATAGTGACGACGACAGTGATGGACCGGCGAAAGAAGTTCAAGGGCCTAAAGGCAGTGTAATAAAAGTGGTTCAGCATAAACCTCGCGTCGCGTCCACCGTGTGGGCGCGGTTGAACAACGTAAAAAGCGAGGTCACCGACAATTCTGTCAAAGACAg gcAACCGAGGGAACGAGATTTGAGGACTACACTGAAAAGCGGTGATCTGCGATCCCGAATTGGTAATCACACAAGGGGACGTTCTCCTTTGAGGATAGAAGTAAAAAACGACAAATACACGGAAGGCAGTGAGACGGaataa
- the LOC143359555 gene encoding solute carrier family 23 member 1 — MPEATMQMTELNIDGSNFPPESTKVDDPVRGANLTYGIDDVPPWYLCLFMALQHYLTMIGAIVSIPFILTPALCMAEDDPSRSYIISTMIFVTGLVTLIQTTVGCRLPLVQGGTISFLVPTLAILNLPQWKCPAPEVLSEMSPENRTELWQVRMRELSGAIAISALFQVVVGFGGIIGYLLKFITPLTIVPTVSLVGLSLFENAADAASQHWGIAAGTILMLTVYSQLLVNVSFPILMYRKGEGIKIVWFELFKLFPVLLTIVVMWIICIILTVTDALPMGHPARSDSKLKILSQSPWFRVPYPGQWGTPTVTLSGVLGMLAGVLACTVESISYYPTTSRMCGAPPPPVHAINRGIGMEGLGTMLAGLWGSGNGTNTFGENVGTIGVTKVGSRRVIQWACGLMILQGLISKFGAIFIIIPEPIVGGIFCVMFGMICAFGLSALQYVDLNSARNLYILGFSIFFPMVLSKWMIKHSDVIQTGNDIADGVLTVLLSTTILVGGVIGCLLDNIIPGTPEERGLIAWSKEMELNTTSDDKQDQEEYAYNTFDFPIGMHALRRWKWTYYVPFLPTYKPGIYSCSRKKH; from the exons ATGCCTGAGGCGACGATGCAGATGACCGAGCTC AATATAGACGGCTCAAACTTTCCACCAGAAAGCACGAAAGTTGACGATCCTGTGAGGGGCGCAAATCTTACATACGGGATCGACGACGTCCCGCCATGGTATCTCTGCTTGTTTATGGCTCTTCAG CACTATTTGACTATGATAGGAGCCATCGTCTCCATTCCATTTATCCTGACGCCGGCGCTCTGCATGGCGGAAGACGATCCTTCGAGAAGCTACATAATCTCAACCATGATCTTCGTCACGGGACTGGTGACGCTAATCCAGACCACCGTGGGCTGCAG GCTGCCTTTAGTGCAAGGAGGGACCATATCGTTTTTAGTCCCAACCCTGGCGATACTGAATCTTCCGCAATGGAAGTGTCCTGCGCCGGAAGTGTTGAGCGAAATGTCTCCCGAAAATCGAACGGAATTATGGCAGGTCAGGATGAGGGAGCTCTCGGGTGCTATTGCCATCTCCGCGTTGTTCCAAGTGGTAGTCGGATTCGGAG GAATTATCGGTTATCTACTGAAATTTATAACACCTCTTACGATTGTGCCGACCGTTTCGCTCGTCGGACTGTCCCTTTTCGAGAACGCAGCTGACGCAGCTTCGCAACATTGGGGCATTGCCGCTGG AACGATACTGATGTTAACAGTGTACTCGCAACTATTGGTAAACGTGTCGTTCCCGATTCTGATGTACCGCAAAGGCGAGGGGATAAAAATCGTTTGGTTTGAATTGTTTAAACTGTTCCCG GTGCTACTGACGATAGTGGTCATGTGGATAATCTGCATAATTTTAACTGTAACTGACGCTCTTCCAATGGGTCATCCAGCGAGATCAGACAGCAAACTGAAGATCCTCAGTCAGTCACCTTGGTTTAGGGTGCCCTATCCTGGTCAATGGGGTACACCAACTGTAACATTGTCTGGTGTGCTTGGTATGCTAGCTGGAGTGTTAGCCTGCACGGTGGAATCCATTAGTTATTATCCTACGACATCCAGGATGTGTG gtGCTCCTCCACCTCCGGTTCATGCAATTAACCGTGGTATCGGTATGGAGGGCCTTGGTACCATGTTGGCTGGCTTATGGGGTAGCGGAAATGGTACCAACACCTTCGGAGAAAATGTTGGAACAATAG GTGTTACGAAAGTCGGCAGCCGCAGGGTGATTCAGTGGGCATGCGGATTGATGATACTGCAAGGGCTAATTAGCAAATTCGGCGCCATATTCATCATCATTCCCGAGCCGATAGTCGGCGGAATATTCTGCGTGATGTTCGGAATGATTTGTGCCTTCG GTCTCTCCGCATTGCAGTACGTGGATTTGAACTCGGCGAGAAATCTTTACATCCTCGGGTTctctatcttctttcctatg GTGTTGTCGAAGTGGATGATTAAGCACTCGGACGTGATACAAACCGGAAACGATATAGCAGATGGTGTGCTTACGGTGTTACTTAGCACTACCATTTTAGTTGGGGGTGTGATAGGATGTTTGCTGGACAATATTATACCAG GTACTCCCGAGGAACGTGGATTGATAGCTTGGTCAAAGGAAATGGAATTAAACACTACAAGTGATGACAAACAGGATCAAGAAGAATACGCGTATAATACATTCGATTTTCCAATTGGAATGCACGCGTTGAGGAG ATGGAAGTGGACATACTACGTACCATTTTTGCCGACTTACAAACCCGGAATTTACTCTTGCAGCAGGAAGAAGCATTGA
- the LOC143359524 gene encoding cytochrome c oxidase subunit 6A, mitochondrial, whose product MSYMTRIPKLKLGQFGHSFRRNISTEVVQTIEQRTHDPGNADVLWRNLSLGVALPAILLAMGNCYMNSISHGHHRSEYCEIPYLKVIRKPFPWGDGKHSLFHNPKTNWIPGVGYEED is encoded by the exons ATGTCCTATATGACCAGGATACCGAAATTAAAATTGGGCCAATTTGGTCACAGCTTTAGAAGAAATATAAGTACAGAAGTTGTACAAACAATAGAGCAACGTACTCACGATCCTGGCAATG CTGACGTACTATGGAGAAACTTGTCTTTGGGGGTTGCTTTACCAGCTATTTTGCTAGCTATGGGTAATTGTTACATGAATTCTATAAGCCACGGACACCACAGATCTGAATATTGTGAAATACCCTATTTAAAGGTCATTAGGAAG CCTTTCCCATGGGGCGATGGCAAGCACTCTCTTTTCCACAATCCTAAAACAAACTGGATCCCTGGCGTTGGATACGAAGAAGATTAG
- the LOC143359523 gene encoding mitochondrial carnitine/acylcarnitine carrier protein-like produces the protein MPRESTLRYLIAGGIGGIFTVVTGHPLDTVKVLMQTRPDHYKGTWDAIKKIVAQEGSSSLYKGVMAPLVTVVPIFAIGFLGYGYGKDLVAEPDQETLTASQILFAGLISGACTTIATVPAERIKCLLQLQTNRSVYNGFMDCGIKLWKEGGIRNLYIGTCATFLRDVPSTGLYFCSYEEIMRSLTHESDNVTWQPLLAGGCAGVVNWIVSMPFDTLKSKLQTSTLGDYPRGMRSVYPVITKRDGFAGLYRGITPVLIRAFPANAACLWGYEICMSLLDKYASWI, from the exons ATGCCCCGGGAGAGTACCCTAAGATATCTGATAG CTGGTGGGATCGGCGGAATCTTTACAGTGGTGACTGGACATCCGTTAGATACAGTTAAGGTTCTAATGCAAACGAGGCCAGACCATTACAAAGGCACATGGGACGCGATAAAGAAAATTGTAGCGCAGGAGGGATCAAGTAGTTTGTACAAG GGTGTAATGGCGCCGCTTGTAACAGTCGTGCCGATTTTCGCCATTGGTTTCCTCGGTTATGGATACGGTAAAGATCTCGTTGCCGAACCAGATCAAGAAACTCTTACTGCGTCGCAAATTTTATTCGCAGGATTAATTAGTGGCGCATGTACGACGATTGCCACTGTCCCGGCTGAACGAATCAAATGTTTATTGCAACTGCAG ACCAATCGTTCTGTATACAATGGTTTTATGGATTGTGGGATCAAATTGTGGAAAGAGGGCGGCATTCGAAATCTGTACATCGGCACCTGTGCAACCTTTCTCCGCGACGTACCTTCCACAGGACTCTATTTCTGCTCGTACGAAGAAATCATGCGTTCACTCACCCACGAATCTGACAAT GTAACATGGCAGCCACTTTTAGCAGGGGGTTGCGCAGGTGTAGTTAACTGGATAGTCTCGATGCCGTTTGATACCTTGAAGTCAAAGTTGCAGACGTCCACTTTAGGAGACTATCCCCGAGGAATGAGGTCAGTTTATCCGGTAATAACGAAGAGAGATGGCTTTGCCGGACTTTATCGAGGGATCACACCTGTCCTGATTCGCGCTTTCCCTGCAAACGCGGCCTGCCTCTGGGGATATGAGATCTGCATGTCATTATTAGACAAATACGCGTCTTGGATATGA
- the LOC143359438 gene encoding SREBP regulating gene protein: protein MPSCGGLFRIIRRRLVLGLIFALSLTYCAFSLFRNERKTLALDNDLDDMDAMMVNDNNDDLISDDEVLLDELKASGKPPLWQATLEQETNDNGLNIEAISNLNDSEVVAQHCRNSVQGKALIVDERGIVCGRQDILPNGCCTIEEKSLKNEEVSIVKRERYSCKTCNAQGCCAIYEYCVSCCLHPGKQIKGRRDMLLGLLRDNHKVHRDQDVVTKRLRNLDRFQVCLAACRTSSASVRHENTYLRARTSFRAPGWP, encoded by the exons ATGCCGAGTTGTGGTGGTCTGTTCAGGATCATTAGACGCCGCCTCGTACTTGGACTGATCTTCGCTTTGTCTCTCACCTACTGCGCCTTTTCGTTATTTCGTAACGAG AGGAAAACGTTAGCTTTAGATAATGACCTGGACGATATGGATGCTATGATGGTCAACGACAATAATGACGACCTAATCTCTGACGACGAGGTGTTACTGGATGAGTTGAAAGCGTCAGGTAAGCCACCGCTGTGGCAGGCCACTCTTGAGCAAGAGACGAATGACAACGGGTTAAACATAGAGGCAATATCTAACTTAAACGACAGCGAGGTTGTGGCTCAGCATTGTCGCAATTCTGTCCAG GGAAAAGCACTGATAGTGGACGAGCGGGGTATCGTATGCGGTAGACAAGATATTCTGCCAAACGGCTGTTGTACCATAGAAGAAAAGAGTCTGAAGAACGAGGAGGTCTCTATTGTGAAGAGAGAGAGGTACAGTTGTAAAACCTGTAATGCACAAGGCTGCTGTGCGATTTACGAGTACTGCGTGTCCTGCTGCTTACACCCTGGCAAG CAGATAAAGGGTAGGCGAGACATGTTGTTGGGGTTGTTGAGGGACAACCACAAGGTGCACAGGGACCAAGATGTTGTGACGAAACGGCTCCGAAATCTGGACCGTTTCCAAGTTTGTCTAGCCGCGTGTCGCACCTCGAGCGCCAGCGTCCGCCACGAGA ACACCTATCTTAGAGCGAGGACTTCATTCCGCGCACCAGGCTGGCCTTGA
- the LOC143359436 gene encoding phytanoyl-CoA dioxygenase, peroxisomal-like encodes MSNSMRFTRENKSLSLQQRAFYEKNGYLVFPRLVPQEILDKCHKRFDDIVSGKAPRVGITVMHDVKDRKSVNKLQDIAEDEVFREYIVHNSVLDIVEAITGPNIMAMHSMLIAKPPDVGFGTSKHPPHQDLYYFPFRPADLIVASWTAMEPCNRENGCLYVAPGTHAIDHLHKHDYPPGSGPRSVNKFYHGILDLPESTEWLNLEMEPGDTVFFHPLLIHGSGVNTSKRTRRAISCHYAAAECHYINVQNTVQQCIATEIESHISKISPGVQVEYNDVWRFKASLVRGMKSSL; translated from the exons ATGTCCAACAGCATGCGTTTCACGAGGGAGAATAAGTCTCTGTCGTTGCAACAACGAGCGTTTTACGAGAAGAATGGATATTTGGTGTTTCCCCGTCTTGTGCCGCAAGAGATCCTGGATAAATGTCACAAAAG ATTCGACGATATCGTATCTGGCAAAGCTCCGCGCGTTGGTATAACCGTGATGCACGATGTGAAGGACAGAAAATCGGTGAACAAATTGCAGGACATTGCCGAGGACGAAGTTTTCCGCGAGTACATCGTGCATAATAGTGTCCTCGATATTGTAGAAGCCATTACAGGGCCGAACATCATGGCTATGCACTCTATGCTGATCGCTAAGCCACCAGACGTCGGATTCGGGACTTCCAA ACACCCACCGCACCAGGATTTGTACTACTTCCCTTTCCGGCCAGCCGACCTGATAGTTGCTTCATGGACTGCTATGGAACCTTGTAATCGTGAAAATGGATGTCTCTACGTGGCCCCGGGCACACATGCTATCGATCATTTGCACAAACATGACTATCCACCTGGATCCGGACCGAGATCCGTCAACAAATTCTATCATGGGATCCTG gacCTACCTGAGTCGACAGAGTGGCTCAACCTTGAAATGGAACCAGGTGATACAGTCTTCTTCCATCCCCTATTGATTCACGGATCTGGCGTGAACACGTCCAAGAGAACACGAAGAGCCATCTCTTGCCATTACGCAGCAGCAGAGTGTCATTACATCAAC GTGCAGAACACCGTGCAGCAGTGCATCGCGACGGAAATCGAAAGCCACATAAGCAAGATTTCCCCCGGCGTCCAGGTCGAGTACAACGACGTGTGGCGTTTCAAGGCCAGCCTGGTGCGCGGAATGAAGTCCTCGCTCTAA
- the LOC143359440 gene encoding uncharacterized protein LOC143359440: MFRFQRLRSNFAGLSSTTASPCTLRLQSSWRRAARSLHEVDEDETAHRPGRIQRAVQHPGSSFSRSHRPPVPRDPVSSCLRGFSSRLQLICCDVCELSEKWKKDIGDLSRGKLSNPLAALYVLRRGRNSASFRTYPEDRSAARIGILEKSSATGS, translated from the exons CGAGCACCACTGCCTCACCATGCACTCTGCGTCTGCAgagttcctggcggcgagcagcccgctcgctgcacgaggtCGACGAGGACGAAACTGCGCATCGTCCCGGACGTATCCAAAGAGCCGTTCAGCATCCAGGATCGTCATTCTCGAGAAGTCATCGGCCACCGGTGCCTAGAGATCCAGTATCCAGCTGCCTACGTGGTTTTTCCAGCCGTCTACAGTTAATATGTTGTGACGTGTGCGAACTCAGTGAAAAATGGAAGAAAGACATTGGCGATTTATCGCGAG gTAAATTGAGCAACCCGCTCGCTGCACTCTACGTTCTCAGACGAGGACGGAACAGCGCATCGTTCCGGACGTATCCAGAGGACCGTTCAGCAGCCAGGATCGGCATTCTCGAGAAGTCATCGGCTACCGGTTCCTAA